A section of the Leptospira terpstrae serovar Hualin str. LT 11-33 = ATCC 700639 genome encodes:
- the pcnB gene encoding polynucleotide adenylyltransferase PcnB, with protein sequence MFKFLTSLFRKKADSVDSFLMYPEGKRYYRESHSIRRANIDEDAIKIINRLNKFRYKAYLVGGGVRDLLMGKRPKDFDIVTSATPNQIKRIFNNCRIIGKRFKIVHIIFKGKIIEVSTFRSLPEHRLEKHKADNDYLIKRDNSFGTAKEDAARRDFTINSLFYDPKNDSILDYVGGFEDIQKKIVRVIGDPDISFKEDPVRMLRAVKFSVLLGLDIEKKTKLAIKKNRLELEKSSTARLLEEYNKMFRTWKTSIIFEGLAENHLLDVLFKEPADKLKKTDVEWREHFMDTPLGKRLAVTDKLLSAREEMTPAIFYSLIFYDIVKDLYENDRGHLAHNIKESLQPVFERMGIPKREQDNLVKIFISQPRFQVTDDEKERQNSFFKKKDYFYDAFMVYKIVAISEGNESAVQTAFFWEISLRQRPKPDSHQFGQQNRKKEPNKKRPPRKKHRDRRGGGNQNQNTAQDNNQSDSGKQPGSTSDRQFSDSDSEET encoded by the coding sequence ATGTTTAAATTTCTCACTTCTCTTTTCAGAAAGAAAGCCGACTCTGTCGATTCCTTTTTGATGTACCCCGAGGGAAAGAGATACTATCGAGAATCCCATTCTATCCGCAGGGCCAATATCGATGAAGATGCCATCAAAATCATCAATCGATTGAACAAGTTTCGTTACAAGGCCTATTTAGTCGGTGGAGGGGTCCGAGATCTGCTTATGGGCAAACGCCCAAAAGACTTTGATATAGTCACAAGTGCGACTCCAAACCAAATCAAAAGGATCTTCAATAACTGCCGAATCATCGGTAAACGATTTAAAATTGTACATATCATTTTTAAAGGGAAAATTATTGAAGTCTCTACGTTCCGATCATTACCGGAACATCGTTTGGAAAAACACAAAGCAGATAACGATTATCTCATCAAACGGGACAATTCCTTCGGTACAGCAAAGGAAGACGCGGCAAGACGCGACTTTACCATTAACTCCTTGTTTTACGATCCTAAAAACGATTCCATTTTGGATTACGTTGGTGGGTTCGAAGACATTCAAAAGAAAATCGTTCGGGTCATTGGTGATCCAGATATTTCGTTCAAAGAAGATCCAGTTCGTATGTTACGAGCTGTTAAGTTTTCAGTATTACTCGGACTTGATATCGAGAAAAAAACCAAACTGGCAATCAAAAAGAACCGTTTGGAACTTGAAAAGTCCTCTACTGCTAGACTATTAGAAGAATACAACAAAATGTTTAGAACTTGGAAGACTTCGATTATATTCGAAGGCCTTGCAGAGAATCATTTGCTTGATGTACTTTTCAAAGAGCCTGCAGATAAACTAAAGAAAACAGATGTTGAGTGGCGTGAACATTTTATGGATACACCACTTGGAAAAAGGCTCGCAGTCACTGACAAACTTCTTTCCGCAAGAGAAGAAATGACTCCTGCGATCTTTTACTCCTTAATTTTCTATGATATTGTCAAAGATTTGTATGAAAATGACAGAGGCCACCTAGCACATAACATCAAAGAAAGTCTCCAACCTGTTTTTGAACGTATGGGAATTCCTAAACGTGAACAAGATAATTTGGTGAAGATCTTTATCAGCCAACCTCGATTTCAAGTTACTGATGATGAAAAAGAAAGACAAAACTCCTTTTTCAAAAAGAAGGACTACTTCTACGATGCGTTTATGGTCTATAAGATCGTTGCGATTTCGGAGGGAAATGAATCAGCAGTGCAAACAGCTTTCTTTTGGGAAATCTCTTTACGACAAAGACCGAAACCGGATAGCCATCAGTTCGGACAACAGAATCGTAAAAAAGAGCCAAATAAAAAGCGTCCACCCAGAAAGAAACACAGAGACAGAAGGGGTGGTGGAAATCAGAACCAAAACACAGCGCAAGATAACAACCAATCAGATTCAGGCAAACAGCCTGGTTCCACTTCCGATAGACAATTCTCTGATTCAGATTCAGAAGAAACGTAA
- a CDS encoding M23 family metallopeptidase, with protein MAETYVTTAYERLQIAHLRWRKRAQKWISRSREKVSFVLIPNDEKALAQIEISVGMLGFLFGLSLSLVLLSFGLLLYFSFFFDRNLSLEKKTETQLVSFLFYDLLSQDLRDSVEELESTAESLNLLAWEEIPEKEMITQDYLLKEEFRKDASELDSNLLLFQQVVTTYTQFGVRLGNLVPNFQNAIDYLSMRESIFYSMPRGRPLKPGVGVVTSTFGYRSDPFGILPVGEYHSGIDFAAGEGTPIYATGPGIIAVDTAVGGLGKSVRINHENGFFTLYGHCSLILVNPGDRVKRGDKIALVGQTGKATGAHVHYEVRIGLDAPLDPEEYINLD; from the coding sequence TTGGCAGAAACTTACGTCACAACCGCCTATGAAAGGCTCCAAATTGCACACTTACGTTGGCGAAAGCGCGCCCAGAAGTGGATTTCCCGCAGTCGGGAAAAAGTGAGCTTTGTCCTCATCCCCAATGACGAAAAAGCCTTGGCCCAAATTGAAATTTCGGTGGGGATGCTTGGATTTTTGTTCGGGCTTTCCCTTTCGCTTGTCCTTCTTTCCTTTGGCCTTCTTCTCTACTTTTCCTTTTTCTTTGATAGAAACCTCTCTCTTGAGAAAAAAACAGAAACCCAACTGGTCTCCTTTTTATTTTATGACCTACTCTCGCAAGACCTAAGAGACTCCGTGGAAGAATTAGAATCCACTGCTGAATCTTTAAACCTACTTGCTTGGGAAGAAATTCCAGAAAAGGAAATGATCACCCAAGACTATTTACTGAAAGAAGAATTTCGTAAAGATGCAAGTGAACTAGATTCCAATCTTTTGTTATTCCAACAAGTGGTGACCACCTACACACAGTTTGGTGTAAGGTTAGGAAACCTTGTTCCCAATTTTCAAAATGCGATCGATTACCTTTCTATGCGAGAAAGTATATTTTATTCCATGCCAAGGGGTCGGCCTCTAAAACCGGGAGTGGGCGTTGTGACATCTACCTTCGGTTATAGAAGTGATCCTTTTGGAATTTTACCTGTAGGTGAGTACCATTCAGGGATAGACTTTGCTGCGGGAGAAGGAACTCCCATTTATGCCACGGGCCCCGGAATCATTGCGGTGGATACGGCCGTAGGGGGACTTGGAAAATCGGTTCGAATCAACCATGAAAATGGATTTTTTACACTCTATGGTCACTGCTCTCTCATTTTAGTAAATCCCGGCGACCGTGTCAAACGGGGGGATAAAATTGCCCTTGTGGGACAAACTGGAAAAGCAACAGGAGCTCACGTCCATTATGAAGTGCGGATTGGTCTTGATGCCCCGCTCGATCCCGAAGAATACATTAACTTAGATTAA
- a CDS encoding DoxX family protein yields MFDYLFSTSGDIIPLILRITAFVVIFPHGAQKLLGWFGGYGFKGTYGFFTGTMKFPGILAVLIILGESFGPVLLLVGFLTKFAAASIAIIMIGAAILAHRQNGFFINWNGNQKGEGYEFHILAAGLLIALVVGGAGVYSVDFNLIGKF; encoded by the coding sequence ATGTTCGATTACCTATTTTCTACATCAGGGGATATCATCCCACTTATCCTACGCATCACAGCTTTTGTTGTGATTTTCCCACACGGTGCCCAAAAACTACTCGGTTGGTTTGGTGGATACGGATTCAAAGGAACTTACGGATTTTTTACGGGAACAATGAAATTTCCAGGAATCCTTGCCGTTCTTATCATTCTTGGTGAGTCCTTTGGTCCAGTATTACTTCTAGTAGGATTTTTAACTAAGTTTGCAGCAGCTTCTATCGCAATTATCATGATTGGGGCCGCAATTTTAGCTCATAGACAAAATGGATTTTTTATCAATTGGAACGGAAACCAAAAAGGGGAAGGATATGAGTTTCATATTCTTGCCGCTGGATTACTGATCGCTCTAGTCGTCGGCGGTGCTGGTGTGTATTCGGTTGATTTTAATTTAATCGGAAAATTCTAA
- a CDS encoding prolipoprotein diacylglyceryl transferase, translated as MLDRIPIPNPFGWEGLSTFSLLMMLAFLVGSYLLPKELERKKLDPSHSDWLIFLGILGTLVGAKIFFIFEIWDQVFIDVPGYDGKYTYPLTHWNGFPGHPGLWSSLFSGGGLVFFGGLLFGWLFITLYFRHHKLDIGAYYDAVIPAISMGYAIGRLGCFVSGDGCYGFATDARIPFFVFDFHGAHPSGVPVWNTPVMESIMAFGYFAYFQFWARYQNFRKWSIGAQFLIIHGFARLIIEFLRVNKAVIPFIDPPTLVNIPDANGNPTFLTGYYWHGFSQSQYISIALILFGVYLMVSKKLWLKEKTNA; from the coding sequence ATGTTAGATCGAATTCCGATTCCGAATCCCTTTGGCTGGGAAGGTTTATCCACTTTCAGCCTTCTTATGATGTTGGCCTTTCTTGTTGGTTCCTACCTTCTACCGAAGGAGCTAGAACGAAAAAAGTTAGATCCGAGCCACTCGGATTGGTTGATATTTCTTGGGATTTTAGGCACCCTAGTGGGCGCAAAAATTTTCTTTATCTTTGAAATTTGGGACCAAGTGTTTATTGATGTTCCTGGATACGACGGTAAGTACACATACCCACTGACTCATTGGAATGGGTTTCCAGGTCACCCAGGACTTTGGTCTTCTCTTTTTAGCGGTGGTGGACTTGTGTTCTTTGGAGGCCTTCTATTTGGATGGCTTTTCATTACACTTTACTTTCGTCATCACAAACTAGACATTGGGGCTTATTATGATGCAGTAATTCCTGCAATTAGCATGGGTTATGCGATCGGAAGACTTGGATGTTTTGTGAGTGGAGACGGTTGTTACGGTTTTGCAACCGACGCAAGAATTCCTTTTTTCGTTTTTGATTTTCACGGTGCGCATCCGTCTGGAGTTCCTGTATGGAATACACCAGTCATGGAATCTATTATGGCTTTTGGTTACTTTGCCTATTTTCAATTTTGGGCAAGATACCAAAACTTTCGCAAATGGAGTATTGGGGCGCAATTTCTCATCATCCATGGATTTGCGAGACTCATCATTGAGTTCTTACGTGTGAACAAAGCTGTGATTCCATTTATCGATCCACCTACTCTAGTGAACATTCCAGATGCTAACGGAAATCCAACTTTCTTAACAGGATATTACTGGCATGGATTTTCACAGTCACAATACATTTCCATTGCACTGATCCTCTTTGGTGTATATCTAATGGTTTCCAAAAAACTTTGGTTAAAGGAAAAAACAAACGCATGA
- a CDS encoding crotonase/enoyl-CoA hydratase family protein: MNPSPFFEIEKRKNVAILWLNRPEKRNAMNWPFWRDLPDMVEQINADPQIHCFVVAAKGKSFSTGLDLEEFFQEFKPVFQGEFADGREKLYQLILTMQKGINAIYNSKKPSIALVQKHCIGGGLDLVSACDIRYASKDASFSLRESKVAIVADMGSLQRLPHLIGNAHTRELALTGKDITAEEALQMGLVTKVTEDFDSLLQAGMNTATEIAENPTIVIRGVKQVLNHGIGKTVEEGLDYVAVWNASMLDSKDFRSAIGGFMERKRPVFNPETRVD; encoded by the coding sequence ATGAACCCTTCTCCATTTTTTGAAATTGAAAAAAGAAAAAACGTAGCAATCCTTTGGTTAAATCGTCCTGAAAAACGAAATGCCATGAATTGGCCTTTTTGGCGAGACCTTCCGGATATGGTCGAACAAATCAATGCAGACCCGCAAATTCATTGTTTTGTGGTCGCCGCTAAGGGGAAATCTTTCTCCACAGGACTTGATTTGGAGGAATTTTTTCAAGAATTCAAACCTGTCTTCCAAGGAGAATTTGCTGACGGTAGAGAAAAACTCTACCAACTCATCCTTACGATGCAAAAAGGAATCAATGCCATTTACAATTCAAAAAAACCTTCCATCGCTCTAGTGCAAAAACATTGTATCGGTGGTGGCCTTGATTTGGTTTCTGCATGTGATATTCGTTATGCTTCAAAAGATGCTAGTTTTTCTCTTCGAGAATCGAAAGTAGCCATTGTTGCTGACATGGGATCTTTACAAAGACTTCCGCATTTGATTGGAAATGCTCATACAAGAGAATTGGCATTAACTGGAAAAGATATCACTGCCGAGGAAGCTTTGCAAATGGGACTTGTGACAAAGGTCACGGAAGACTTTGATTCCCTTCTCCAAGCTGGTATGAACACTGCAACTGAAATTGCAGAAAATCCAACCATCGTGATACGTGGAGTAAAACAAGTGTTAAACCACGGAATTGGAAAAACCGTCGAAGAAGGATTGGACTACGTTGCTGTTTGGAATGCTAGCATGCTTGATTCCAAAGACTTTCGTTCAGCCATTGGTGGGTTTATGGAAAGAAAACGTCCTGTCTTCAATCCAGAAACCCGGGTAGACTAA
- a CDS encoding tetratricopeptide repeat protein translates to MIREAKLLEEEKEFTRAFNVYAESESHTTDESSLIKIKAKKAWCLYAVGNPKETESLFQDIIKNYPSHPLSITVYSRYLIKLKKFKSAKVLLQKSILYFPSYLENYLLLASLLKDMERSEEAIKVLKKALSQEHLSNGRGIDRKDIWAELGSLYFSRGDFNSALVSLKKSLKMVEPEEFFYYDLLALCYLEAEDPENALISIRTHIQYCKEIDPETLIILARAHCRLGKLEEAANNLIQAYSIEDSLYLKAADFIDFAPLLRNGFFTTLEYIEWEEP, encoded by the coding sequence CTGATCCGTGAAGCGAAACTCCTGGAAGAGGAAAAGGAATTCACTCGAGCTTTTAACGTTTATGCTGAAAGTGAATCGCATACAACCGACGAATCCTCTCTCATCAAAATTAAAGCAAAAAAAGCCTGGTGTTTATATGCCGTAGGCAATCCCAAAGAAACAGAATCCTTATTCCAAGACATCATTAAAAATTATCCTTCTCATCCTTTGAGTATTACCGTCTACTCTCGTTATCTGATTAAATTAAAAAAATTTAAATCGGCAAAAGTTTTACTACAAAAAAGTATTTTATACTTTCCATCATATTTGGAAAATTACCTACTCCTAGCCTCTCTTCTGAAAGATATGGAACGTTCGGAAGAAGCGATTAAAGTTTTAAAAAAAGCTCTTTCTCAAGAACACTTAAGTAATGGCCGAGGAATTGATCGTAAGGATATTTGGGCCGAACTTGGATCATTGTATTTTTCTCGTGGCGATTTTAATTCTGCTCTTGTTTCTTTAAAAAAATCTCTAAAGATGGTGGAACCAGAAGAGTTCTTCTATTATGACCTTTTAGCACTATGTTATTTAGAAGCGGAAGATCCAGAAAATGCTCTCATATCCATTAGAACACATATCCAATATTGTAAAGAAATCGATCCAGAAACATTAATTATATTAGCTCGTGCCCATTGCCGCTTGGGTAAATTAGAAGAGGCAGCAAACAATTTAATTCAAGCTTATTCCATTGAAGATTCCTTATATTTAAAAGCAGCCGA